The Thalassophryne amazonica chromosome 13, fThaAma1.1, whole genome shotgun sequence genome window below encodes:
- the ndnfl gene encoding LOW QUALITY PROTEIN: protein NDNF (The sequence of the model RefSeq protein was modified relative to this genomic sequence to represent the inferred CDS: deleted 2 bases in 1 codon) yields MELVSLSWCLCAVLALFCSTSWPRVHSVLAPENEVPLRPITWLPEGKMTVVNLSKGRTRRLYFSLKKKAPAMSVTVSPCDRPIEWSLAARTLKDKPLKTLAWSTKTSMPEVWWQGPGTEEKIHSFTGNAVDTYAGPSYSHASIYIIKLRSKELNTKVMVYLHEGLGFSGAFPQLPADPRVHTLGIGMTSVTLSWAPSTPSVNHRHYDYCVLVNSKHNYPSLCAAQESIMRKKNQVQDSKAKQRSRVTAWPILKEWWWQQWDVYAEPQAPRLSLMDEHSDVPCVCRGTDRVCTVSELLPDTLYYFDVFVIDKLNGTSAAYKGTFAQTHEEARLAVTLLREGELRWVNFHDRGSNSDQFFSFRPRGWQQSGLLTLQSCGAGKKVKVTVSSKDHVLTSQDVGGDLVQIWLQGSPSYLIHLETEGTSTAQVPVSAGGLTASVKMQTSSAYHRRGVPSLPSTLQIKSFNRLRSCNSVTLAWMGTEERSLYCVYRRKLGQQEAEAGASSALTAPCLGPESRSDTERVLCKYFQELNPQRAVTTAVIRALEPGTAYVFDVYLMRRWGIPIKYASKMVKTRKEC; encoded by the exons ATGGAACTCGTGTCACTGTCCTGGTGCCTCTGTGCCGTTTTGGCGTTGTTCTGCAGCACTTCATGGCCCCGGGTGCACTCGGTTCTGGCACCTGAAAATGAGGTGCCACTTCGCCCCATTACATGGTTACCAGAGGGAAAAATGACGGTTGTAAACCTTTCCAAAGGACGAACTCGCAG GCTCTACTTCTCACTGAAGAAGAAAGCTCCGGCGATGTCGGTGACTGTCAGTCCGTGTGACCGG CCGATCGAATGGAGCTTGGCGGCCCGAACCCTGAAGGACAAACCCCTCAAGACTCTTGCA T GGAGCACCAAAACAAGCATGCCGGAGGTTTGGTGGCAAGGTCCTGGGACAGAGGAGAAAATCCACAGCTTTACAGGCAACGCGGTGGACACTTACGCGGGTCCCAGCTATTCCCACGCTTCCATCTACATCATTAAACTGAGGTCCAAAGAGCTCAACACTAAAGTTATGGTGTATCTCCACGAAGGTCTAGGATTCTCAGGCGCCTTCCCCCAGCTTCCCGCTGACCCACGAGTTCACACATTAGGTATTGGAATGACCAGCGTCACCCTCAGCTGGGCACCCAGCACCCCCTCGGTTAATCACCGGCATTATGATTACTGCGTGCTTGTCAACTCAAAGCACAACTACCCGAGCCTTTGTGCCGCCCAAGAAAGCATCATGAGAAAGAAAAACCAGGTGCAAGACAGTAAGGCGAAGCAGAGGAGCAGGGTCACAGCATGGCCCATTCTGAAAGAGTGGTGGTGGCAGCAATGGGATGTGTACGCGGAGCCTCAAGCGCCACGCCTCTCACTCATGGACGAGCATTCCGACGTGCCCTGTGTGTGCAGGGGGACCGACAGAGTTTGTACCGTCTCTGAGCTCCTGCCTGATACCCTTTACTACTTTGATGTTTTTGTAATCGACAAATTAAACGGGACCAGCGCCGCGTACAAGGGGACATTTGCTCAGACACATGAGGAGGCTCGGTTAGCGGTCACCCTGCTCAGAGAAGGAGAGTTGAGATGGGTGAACTTCCACGATAGAGGTTCTAACTCAGACCAGTTCTTCAGCTTCCGCCCTCGCGGTTGGCAGCAGAGTGGCCTCCTCACTCTCCAGAGCTGCGGTGCAGGCAAGAAGGTGAAAGTCACAGTGTCCAGTAAAGATCATGTTTTAACCTCTCAGGATGTCGGGGGGGATTTGGTACAGATTTGGCTGCAAGGAAGTCCTTCGTACCTTATCCACTTGGAGACAGAAGGCACCAGCACAGCGCAGGTTCCGGTTTCTGCAGGAGGTCTGACAGCTTCAGTCAAAATGCAGACGTCCTCAGCGTATCACCGCAGAGGAGTCCCGTCTCTGCCATCCACGTTACAGATAAAATCCTTCAACCGGTTGCGTAGCTGCAACAGTGTCACACTGGCCTGGATGGGCACAGAGGAAAGGAGTCTATACTGTGTGTACCGCCGAAAGCTGGGGCAACAAGAAGCAGAGGCAGGAGCATCATCAGCTCTAACTGCACCCTGTCTGGGACCAGAGTCCCGCTCTGACACTGAGAGGGTTCTCTGCAAATATTTCCAGGAGCTGAATCCTCAGCGGGCCGTCACAACGGCTGTGATCAGGGCTCTGGAACCAGGGACAGCCTATGTCTTTGATGTCTACCTAATGAGACGCTGGGGGATCCCAATCAAGTATGCCAGCAAAATGGTGAAGACCAGAAAGGAATGCTGA